AGTATTGTATCTAAGTTGCTGTAGGATAAGAAGCCAGAGGAATATatcttttaagtgatataagcTTTAATTTCAAGAAACATATGATTTGAACCAAACGTCATACATCATCAAAAGCTACAAGATGTTGTTGTTCTCAACATTTCAAGAAAACTAAACAGAGGCTAAGATCCAAAATGTGACATGAGAAGAAACTGCGATCTGAAACCAAGAGACGAAAGCCAGAGCTACAGCTACTTGATACCTAAGACATGAAAACTGCTCACGGATATTGCAATACTTAAGATCTCTGGCAAATAAGACTACAACTCCTGCTGATGAACACGCAGCTGCAAGAGATAACATTGCAGTCAcctgcaattaaaaaaaaaaaaaacgttacagcaaccaaaacaaaaagcaaGCTCTATCATTACAGATCAAGAAAAACATTGCATACCCAATCACCAACGACGAATAAGCTAACCAAGATTGGGTTTTGGAGATCTTTCTTGCCCCTCAGAGCATAAACATCAAGACATGCGAGGCCAAAGCTCCACAGCAATTGAAGACCCATCGAAGCAATCAAGTAGCTGCAAACCAAACCCGAAAATTGAAATCCGACATCTAAGGCGAGGTTAGGACAGAATCAAAATCAACAAACAAACCATACCAGAAAGCAGTGCGGTTATAGAACTCGGTGGAAGAGAGCATAACGCCGATTGAAGCAGCAGCAGAAGCACATTGCCCGATTCTCAGTAACAGACCACACACAGTTCCTGGACCTCCgaatatcttcttcatctccaaaTGTAAACCCAGAAACTCCGATTAAATCAGCGAAGAACAATTAATCGAGAAACcctagcttctttttttttttaaattttctgaatCAAAAGCTACATTTGCTTCGGGAGCAGTTTTGGCGGGGAGTAGCAAATGCAGATGAAATCTCACTGTATAGGAGTTTCCGGAAACGAATCTAGCTTCGATTATAAGCTTCTTTCGGCTTTCTCCTTTGACATATCCACTTTAGGCTCGTGAGCGAGTTGACTCAGAGGTAACATCCGACGTGGCGTAGTTAATAGTGTTAATTAGTCTTTTTGGGGGGTATTTCGATTGAATTAATTAAACGGTAATTACGCAATCAATCACTGAAATACTTAGATTGGATTATGTACCGTTTGGATTTTACCCAGGTGTATGTCATCCATAGGGGTGAACATTTTATCCGataaatttgattcgatttgttatTCGTTTCGATTCAAAAATTCCGGATATCCGTAAATTTCAAAGcaaagcaaatactaaaaatcaatatccatTAAAATCgaaacaaatcataaatattaaaattttgaaaagcgGATATTCGATCCAATCCGATCcgacaatatataaatacatctatatcttgattatattta
This Brassica napus cultivar Da-Ae chromosome C6, Da-Ae, whole genome shotgun sequence DNA region includes the following protein-coding sequences:
- the LOC106409215 gene encoding CASP-like protein 5B2 isoform X1 yields the protein MKKIFGGPGTVCGLLLRIGQCASAAASIGVMLSSTEFYNRTAFCYLIASMGLQLLWSFGLACLDVYALRGKKDLQNPILVSLFVVGDWVTAMLSLAAACSSAGVVVLFARDLKYCNIREQFSCLRYQVAVALAFVSWFQIAVSSHVTFWILASV
- the LOC106409215 gene encoding CASP-like protein 5B2 isoform X2, with product MKKIFGGPGTVCGLLLRIGQCASAAASIGVMLSSTEFYNRTAFCYLIASMGLQLLWSFGLACLDVYALRGKKDLQNPILVSLFVVGDWVTAMLSLAAACSSAGVVVLFARDLKYCNIREQFSCLREGLTKHT